One region of Quercus lobata isolate SW786 chromosome 2, ValleyOak3.0 Primary Assembly, whole genome shotgun sequence genomic DNA includes:
- the LOC115971195 gene encoding uncharacterized protein LOC115971195: MNCLSWNCRGLGQSRAVLELTDLVKKYAPSILFLMETRSKDHYLKNLCSKLHLENVFIESRINTGGGLALYWKEGIDLKVLDSTPTYIDAVVNPGMDDAWRFTGFYGNPITANREHSWALLKHLCLKMDLPWICVGDFNEITKAEEKKGGAHRPESQMKAFRDALDFCGFRDLGFVGLPFTWCNNQFDGEVTWIRLDRGVATPSWSQLFPTVRVHHIPGTLSDHCPLWLCSDDENVRFYKKSRPFRFEAVWLKDERCEGVIKNAWSNRTLGEPVDKLIRKVEACRSSLQTWSRTSFGNIRRLLIQKKKQLAHAEAMSMAGDHHDQIRVLRSEVYELMVKEECLWHQRSRVDWLKSGDMNTSYFHSRATQRNKRNFISKLILNDGSVVTGEKQIGEAMVEYFKQIFASTMPSNFDQILQGIDTKVTPAMNADLTREFTADEVEFALKQMKPLTAPGPDGMSPIFYKSCWNFIGHDVIDASLAILNSGNMPASLNHTFISLIPKIKSPEKATDFRPISLCNVLYKIVSKTIANRLKKLLPKLVSESQSAFMSDRLISDNILVAFETLHHLKTKTKGKTGFMAIKLDMSKAYDRVEWAFLEKVMEKLGFDNRWITLVSSCIRSVSFSVLVNGEPHGNFTPNRGLRQGDPLSPYLFLLCAEGLHSLIQQVEISGSIKGVSLCSTVPKVSHLFFADDSLLFCRANSQEVSSIMEILKQYEEASGQQINREKTQLFFSPNTDPHVQEEIKTLLGVAATTNYEKYLGLPSFVGRGKKQSFAYIRERVWQKMQGWKERLLSQGGREVLIKAVLQAMPTFTMGCFKLPKSLCKDIESLIRKFWWGYKGEARKIHWVGWKKLCKSKSRGGLGFKDIELFNIAMLGKQVWRLIHNKDSLFYKVFKAKYFPNCSILDEGVKENGSYAWQSILKARGVVRMGSKWRIGDGHSVRIRGDKWLPDLFSSRVVSPQKNFPNNTRVCALIDEENRCWMEDRIREEFLPHEAEAILSLPLSFNGKEDRLIWAETANGYYTTKSAYRLLLQAAEAATPSSSNSAAEKPFWQELWSLNVPNKIRHFLWRAANDSLPIKRNLQKRNIIQDTICERCGDGIEDGIHALWGCQMIKQVWWELEKCKDFLNENFASFHDLLQGILAQKNPNVAELFGFIGWSIWHDRNARRLGSHSLPIEKIYRDAVERLREFHSVREEQRTQLTVHHPTHWLPSSPSVYKVNFDGATFPDIVAAGLGVVVRDSEGLVIAALSERIHLPPTVTALEALACRRSIVFAGELGLQDVVFEGDSEVIFKLLTAEQPCMSAFGHIIEESRSLSSSFRSATFTHTKRQGNNVADKLAKLAKNLYEPQVWLEEIHCNVTELVSADRIFMHD, from the coding sequence ATGAATTGCCTCAGTTGGAACTGCCGTGGTTTGGGGCAATCACGGGCAGTTCTTGAACTCACCGACTTGGTGAAAAAATACGCTCCATCAATTCTCTTTCTGATGGAAACAAGATCTAAAGATCACTATCTTAAAAATCTCTGTTCAAAGCTACACTTGGAGAATGTTTTTATTGAGTCTCGGATTAACACAGGAGGAGGATTGGCACTCTACTGGAAAGAAGGGATTGATCTTAAAGTTCTGGACTCAACACCAACTTACATTGATGCAGTAGTTAACCCAGGAATGGATGACGCCTGGCGGTTTACGGGTTTCTATGGGAATCCAATAACAGCCAACCGGGAACATTCTTGGGCACTACTTAAACACCTTTGTCTAAAAATGGATCTACCATGGATATGTGTAGGGGATTTTAACGAGATCACTAAAGCAGAAGAAAAGAAGGGTGGTGCTCACAGACCAGAAAGCCAGATGAAAGCATTTAGAGATGCTTTGGATTTTTGTGGATTCCGTGATTTGGGGTTCGTTGGTTTACCATTCACTTGGTGCAATAACCAATTTGATGGAGAAGTAACATGGATTCGTTTGGATAGAGGGGTTGCAACGCCGTCATGGTCACAATTGTTCCCTACAGTTCGTGTTCATCACATTCCAGGTACATTATCTGACCATTGTCCCTTATGGTTATGCTCTGACGATGAAAATGTTAGATTTTACAAGAAATCCAGGCCTTTTCGTTTTGAGGCGGTGTGGCTAAAAGATGAAAGATGTGAAGGGGTTATCAAAAATGCATGGAGTAACAGAACTTTGGGAGAACCAGTTGACAAACTAATCCGAAAGGTAGAGGCCTGCAGATCAAGTTTGCAAACATGGAGTAGAACCTCTTTTGGCAATATCCGTAGATTGctaatccaaaaaaagaagcaacTAGCACATGCTGAAGCTATGTCTATGGCCGGGGATCATCATGACCAGATTCGTGTTCTTAGAAGTGAAGTGTATGAACTCATGGTGAAAGAAGAATGCCTGTGGCACCAGAGATCAAGGGTTGATTGGTTGAAGAGTGGTGACATGAACACAAGTTATTTCCATAGCCGAGCAACACAAAGGAACAAGaggaattttatttccaaattgaTCCTGAATGATGGATCGGTGGTGACAGGTGAAAAACAAATTGGTGAGGCGATGGTAGAATATTTCAAACAGATTTTTGCTTCCACCATGCCGTCGAACTTTGATCAGATTCTCCAAGGCATTGATACAAAGGTCACTCCAGCCATGAATGCAGACCTCACAAGAGAATTTACCGCAGATGAAGTTGAGTTTGCTTTGAAACAAATGAAGCCCCTAACCGCCCCAGGCCCGGATGGTATGTCCCCCATTTTCTACAAGTCTTGTTGGAATTTTATTGGTCATGATGTCATTGATGCTTCTCTAGCAATACTTAATTCGGGTAACATGCCTGCTAGTCTTAATCATACTTTCATATCACtcattccaaaaataaaatctccagAAAAAGCCACTGATTTTAGGCCAATAAGTCTTTGCAATGTACTATATAAAATTGTCTCTAAAACCATAGCCAATCGCTTAAAGAAACTTCTCCCCAAATTGGTGTCAGAATCCCAAAGTGCATTCATGTCAGATAGACTTATATCCGACAACATCCTTGTAGCCTTTGAAACCCTCCACCACCTtaagacaaaaacaaaagggaaaaccGGATTCATGGCCATTAAGCTtgatatgagcaaagcatatGACAGAGTGGAATGGGCATTCCTAGAAAAAGTAATGgaaaaattgggctttgataaTAGGTGGATCACACTTGTTAGTTCCTGCATTCGATCTGTCTCCTTCTCTGTGTTGGTTAATGGTGAACCCCATGGTAATTTCACTCCAAATAGGGGACTCCGCCAAGGAGATCCACTGTCAccttatttgtttctcttgtgTGCAGAAGGGTTACATTCACTTATCCAACAAGTTGAAATTTCAGGATCAATCAAAGGAGTCTCCCTTTGTAGCACGGTTCCAAAAGTTTCACACTTGTTCTTTGCCGATGATAGCTTGCTCTTTTGTAGGGCAAATTCACAAGAGGTTAGTTCTATCATGGAGATTTTGAAGCAGTATGAAGAAGCATCGGGGCAACAAATAAACCGAGAAAAAACTCAACTCTTCTTTAGCCCTAATACGGATCCACATGTGCAAGAGGAAATCAAGACTTTGCTAGGAGTGGCAGCCACTactaattatgaaaaatatctcGGTTTACCCTCTTTTGTggggagaggaaaaaaacaaagttttgccTACATTAGGGAGAGGGTTTGGCAGAAGATGCAAGGGTGGAAAGAAAGATTACTATCACAAGGCGGGAGAGAAGTGTTAATAAAAGCGGTCCTTCAAGCTATGCCCACTTTCACCATGGGATGCTTCAAACTCCCAAAAAGTCTTTGCAAGGATATTGAATCTCTAATtcggaaattttggtggggctaTAAGGGGGAAGCACGAAAAATTCATTGGGTGGGATGGAAAAAATTATGCAAGTCAAAGAGTCGCGGAGGGTTGGGATTCAAGGAtattgaactcttcaatattgCTATGCTAGGCAAGCAAGTTTGGAGATTGATCCATAACAAAGACTCCCTATTCTACAAGGTATTTAAAGCCAAATATTTCCCCAATTGTTCAATTTTGGATGAGGGGGTTAAGGAGAATGGTTCATATGCTTGGCAAAGCATTCTAAAAGCACGAGGGGTGGTGAGGATGGGGTCAAAATGGAGAATTGGAGATGGACATTCTGTCAGGATCCGTGGAGACAAGTGGTTACCTGATTTGTTCTCTAGCCGTGTGGTGTCTCCACAGAAAAATTTCCCAAACAACACTCGAGTATGTGCTCTTATTGATGAGGAAAATAGATGCTGGATGGAGGATCGAATTCGTGAGGAATTTCTGCCACATGAAGCTGAAGCAATCCTTAGCTTACCTTTAAGTTTCAACGGCAAAGAGGACAGGTTGATATGGGCTGAAACGGCGAATGGTTATTACACCACCAAATCAGCATATCGATTACTATTACAGGCAGCAGAGGCAGCGACTCCCAGCTCTTCAAATTCAGCGGCTGAGAAGCCTTTCTGGCAGGAGCTTTGGTCATTGAATGTGCCAAACAAAATACGTCACTTCTTGTGGCGCGCGGCTAACGACTCCCTTCCAATAAAAAGGAATCTGCAGAAGAGGAATATCATCCAAGACACAATTTGTGAGCGTTGTGGAGATGGAATTGAAGATGGAATCCATGCATTATGGGGCTGCCAAATGATCAAACAAGTTTGGTGGGAATTGGAAAAGTGCAAGgattttttgaatgaaaatttcgCTAGTTTCCATGACTTGCTGCAAGGAATCCTTGCCCAGAAAAATCCAAACGTGGCTGAGCTATTTGGCTTTATCGGGTGGAGTATTTGGCATGATCGAAATGCAAGGAGGTTGGGCTCACATTCTTTGCCAATTGAGAAGATATACAGAGATGCAGTGGAGCGCTTAAGGGAGTTTCATTCAGTCCGAGAAGAGCAGAGAACTCAGTTAACGGTGCACCATCCAACTCACTGGCTGCCATCGTCCCCCTCAGTGTACAAGGTAAATTTTGATGGTGCCACTTTTCCGGACATCGTCGCTGCAGGTTTGGGTGTGGTTGTGCGTGATTCAGAGGGCTTGGTCATTGCCGCGCTATCGGAACGAATCCACTTGCCTCCAACTGTGACAGCTTTGGAAGCGTTGGCTTGCAGGAGGTCCATCGTATTTGCAGGTGAACTCGGACTGCAGGATGTGGTTTTTGAAGGTGATTCAGAGGTTATCTTCAAACTCCTCACAGCAGAGCAACCTTGCATGTCAGCATTTGGACACATCATTGAAGAATCACGCTCCCTATCATCATCATTCAGGTCAGCTACCTTTACTCACACCAAGCGCCAGGGTAACAACGTTGCAGACAAACTCGCTAAGCTAGCGAAAAATTTGTATGAACCACAAGTATGGTTAGAGGAAATTCATTGTAATGTAACAGAGCTTGTATCTGCAGACAGGATTTTCATGCATGATTAA